One window of the Herbiconiux sp. L3-i23 genome contains the following:
- a CDS encoding Ku protein: MRSIWKGAITFGLVNVPVKVYSATEDHDVPLHQVHDKDGGRIRYQRRCEIDGEIVDYEHIVKAYDDGDKTVVITNEDLKSLPVEKSREIDVVEFVPSDQIDPIRYDKSYYLEPDSKSAKAYVLLRRTLEESERTAIVKFALRQKTRLAALRVMDDVLLLQTLLWDDEVREAGFPSLKGDVEISDRELKMSASLVASFESDFEPSKFSDDYQAQLRQLIDAKLEQGESLDTAATFGEGDEDEDGGEVLDLMEALKRSVEQSRAKKKKGA, from the coding sequence ATGAGGTCCATCTGGAAGGGCGCCATCACGTTCGGGCTCGTCAACGTGCCCGTCAAGGTCTACTCGGCCACCGAGGATCACGACGTGCCGTTGCACCAGGTCCACGACAAGGACGGTGGGCGCATCCGCTACCAGCGTCGCTGCGAGATCGACGGCGAGATCGTCGACTACGAGCACATCGTCAAGGCCTACGACGACGGCGACAAGACCGTCGTGATCACGAACGAGGATCTGAAGAGCCTCCCCGTCGAGAAGAGCCGCGAGATCGACGTGGTGGAGTTCGTGCCGAGCGATCAGATCGACCCGATCCGTTACGACAAGAGCTACTACCTCGAGCCCGACTCGAAGTCGGCGAAGGCGTATGTACTGCTGCGCCGCACTCTCGAAGAGAGCGAGCGCACCGCGATCGTGAAGTTCGCGCTGCGACAGAAGACCCGCCTCGCCGCCCTCCGCGTCATGGACGACGTGCTGCTGCTGCAGACCCTGCTCTGGGACGACGAGGTGCGCGAGGCCGGCTTCCCGTCGCTGAAGGGCGACGTGGAGATCTCGGATCGAGAGCTCAAGATGTCGGCCTCGCTCGTGGCGAGCTTCGAGAGCGACTTCGAGCCGTCGAAGTTCAGCGACGACTACCAGGCGCAGCTGCGTCAGCTGATCGATGCGAAGCTCGAGCAGGGCGAGTCTCTCGACACCGCGGCCACCTTCGGCGAGGGCGACGAGGACGAGGACGGCGGCGAGGTGCTCGATCTCATGGAGGCGTTGAAGCGCAGCGTCGAGCAGTCTCGCGCGAAGAAGAAGAAAGGCGCCTAG
- a CDS encoding DUF6328 family protein, with amino-acid sequence MPESSDRVDADPTDGRNETATERLDRNWNEILQELRVTQTGTQILTGFLLTLAFQPRFSDLDAYQVDVYLGLVVLAALSTALGLAPVSLHRALFRKKAKREIVALADRLLQVTLLCVGLLITGVVLLIFDVVVGRTAGVVAGSITLVLLALVWLALPFWNRPRGGRPGGAADDPR; translated from the coding sequence ATGCCGGAGTCCTCTGACCGGGTCGATGCCGACCCCACCGACGGTCGCAACGAGACCGCGACCGAGCGGCTCGACCGCAACTGGAACGAGATTCTCCAGGAGCTGCGGGTCACTCAGACGGGCACGCAGATCCTCACCGGATTCCTGCTGACCCTGGCGTTCCAACCGCGCTTCAGCGACCTCGACGCGTACCAGGTGGACGTCTACCTCGGTCTCGTCGTACTCGCAGCGCTCAGCACTGCACTCGGTCTCGCGCCCGTCAGCCTCCACCGGGCACTCTTCCGCAAGAAGGCCAAACGCGAGATCGTCGCCCTCGCCGACCGGCTGCTCCAGGTGACACTGCTCTGCGTCGGCCTGCTGATCACCGGAGTCGTGCTGCTCATCTTCGACGTCGTCGTCGGACGCACCGCCGGTGTCGTCGCGGGGTCGATCACCCTCGTGCTGCTCGCGCTCGTCTGGCTCGCGCTGCCGTTCTGGAACCGACCGCGCGGCGGGCGCCCCGGCGGCGCAGCCGACGACCCGCGCTAG